The Anopheles merus strain MAF chromosome 2L, AmerM5.1, whole genome shotgun sequence genome has a segment encoding these proteins:
- the LOC121592557 gene encoding tectonic, which translates to MGEATTEMSTTISTTEGTTSSSTAALSTSKTTAPEQAVTVESTAAGTATTATPTIDPTEFAHPSFPAGRAAKLVPKGYYCRCDLTINVCDINCCCDIDCSAAILRTFDCDQELLHTDEYHHGEGLQSCRVQGGLFCLVEPVYEEGDESFYNAERLPAATRYKWKEVFPLDSSSEEAVRPNHYHVDDVIYFYNETSELMQPFAIPYSLTGSSCQLEQPVRFLRDRTNFCRRQTVDELSDFNRAFLRHASSSARFFQMPKKSTVMEHYCVEDGDCLNATVSICHHNSPHGWNCTQSSNVTNSTSSVEELLLEEFPDSSCLELEIIFIHNYTNLFNVQLKLLCERSADEEDLWMESVWQRITVRFIVPTPPSKPNSTRAVSGNIGYLTGKPLIVSHREFPANRTTPQEGPPPEESSPNNRMLAYFTNETRLPDTSFRLRLPINRANRCTLSEQGHGTINFGTDSFHRCNYIPPELVNQTAGQNFTKFCQTLQVGLYAQLLNGVYPELYPTKGEGYDKLNLYLSKYGNPRNRSTDWVRVRSTNVVADAEPGSEQASADSSTDNTTDSYFTCTNMLISVNYRFYYARTRVRDVRHQAVVHDAEIVFGPRVNLRFRLEEEIRVPIFLQVQFFDLTSSSSSASLGVVGFGKGLLVFGVVFTFGVLR; encoded by the exons ATGGGAGAAGCGACCACGGAAATGTCTACTACGATCTCTACGACGGAAGGAACTACAAGCAGCAGTACGGCTGCTCTGTCTACCAGCAAAACAACTGCCCCGGAACAAGCCGTTACTGTGGAGAGCACTGCAGCCGGAACAGCTACGACTGCAACGCCTACTATAGATCCAACGGAGTTTGCCCATCCTTCGTTTCCAGCAGGACGTGCGGCAAAGCTGGTCCCGAAAGGATATTACTGCCGATGTGACTTGACA ATTAACGTTTGTGACATTAACTGCTGTTGCGATATCGATTGCAGTGCGGCCATTTTGCGTACTTTTGACTGCGACCAGGAGCTACTGCACACGGACGAGTACCATCATGGCGAGGGATTGCAATCGTGCCGGGTACAGGGTGGACTGTTCTGTCTCGTTGAGCCCGTCTACGAGGAAGGGGATGAAAGT TTCTACAACGCAGAAAGACTTCCCGCCGCTACGCGTTACAAGTGGAAGGAAGTATTTCCCTTGGATAGTTCGTCGGAAGAAGCGGTACGCCCTAACCACTATCATGTGGATGATGTAATCTACTTCTACAACGAAACAAGCGAGCTGATGCAACCATTTG CCATTCCTTACTCACTCACCGGCAGTTCGTGTCAACTTGAGCAACCCGTGCGCTTCCTCCGCGATCGTACCAACTTCTGCCGGCGCCAAACCGTGGACGAGCTGAGTGACTTCAATCGGGCCTTTCTACGACACGCATCTTCATCGGCCCGCTTCTTCCAAATGCCCAAAAAGTCCACCGTTATGGAGCACTACTGTGTGGAGGATGGAGACTGCCTGAATGCTACCGTGTCGATATGCCATCACAACTCCCCGCACGGCTGGAACTGCACGCAGAGTTCGAATGTCACCAACAGCACATCGTCAGTGGAAGAGTTGCTGCTAGAGGAATTCCCTGATAGCTCATGCCTTGAGCTtgagattatttttattcacaaCTACACAAACCTGTTCAACGTACAGCTGAAGCTACTGTGTGAAAGAAGCGCTGACGAAGAGGACCTTTGGATGGAATCCGTATGGCAGCGTATCACTGTACGATTTATCGTCCCAACTCCTCCATCGAAGCCGAATTCAACTCGCGCTGTTAGTGGCAATATTGGATATCTCACCGGCAAACCGTTGATCGTGTCTCATCGGGAGTTTCCTGCAAACAGAACAACCCCACAGGAAGGACCACCTCCCGAGGAAAGCTCACCCAACAATCGTATGCTGGCGTACTTTACGAACGAAACACGCCTACCGGACACGTCCTTCCGGTTGCGTCTCCCAATCAACCGAGCAAATCGTTGCACACTGTCCGAGCAGGGCCACGGAACGATCAACTTTGGTACGGATTCGTTTCACCGCTGCAACTATATCCCACCGGAGCTGGTCAATCAAACGGCGGGccaaaatttcaccaaattttGCCAAACTCTTCAGGTCGGTTTGTACGCCCAGCTGCTTAATGGAGTTTATCCGGAGCTGTATCCCACCAAGGGCGAAGGATACGATAAGTTGAACCTTTACCTCTCCAAGTACGGCAACCCGCGGAACCGTTCCACCGACTGGGTGCGGGTGCGTTCCACGAACGTTGTGGCCGATGCCGAACCCGGTTCGGAACAGGCGTCGGCAGACAGCTCCACCGACAACACCACCGATAGCTACTTCACCTGCACCAATATGCTGATCAGCGTAAACTATCGGTTCTACTACGCACGGACCCGTGTGCGGGACGTGCGCCATCAGGCAGTGGTGCACGATGCGGAGATTGTGTTTGGACCGCGGGTAAATCTGCGCTTCCGGTTGGAGGAAGAGATCCGGGTGCCGATCTTCCTGCAGGTACAGTTTTTCGACCTAACGTCATCCTCGTCGTCCGCGTCGCTCGGGGTTGTAGGGTTCGGTAAAGGTTTGCTCGTATTTGGCGTGGTTTTTACATTCGGCGTGTTAAGGTAA
- the LOC121592559 gene encoding B9 domain-containing protein 2 translates to MAELHIIGELQTALDFEEPNLFCRWSIQYGSHWKAVEGHTEGQSCCSTARIEQRSEFGTPIDLHLVTRGLQGWPRLHVEVYAVNALQQYWPVGYGFAFVPVSPGHHRVRIATWKVSSARVADTVREKFHTGGFSLAKSDIAFSGIERYKLLTKTAGTVELELMLIFKNFAEYGVELR, encoded by the coding sequence ATGGCGGAACTGCACATCATCGGTGAACTGCAGACGGCGTTGGATTTTGAGGAACCGAACCTGTTCTGCCGTTGGAGCATCCAGTACGGATCGCACTGGAAGGCGGTCGAGGGCCACACCGAAGGGCAGTCCTGCTGCAGTACGGCACGGATCGAGCAGCGGTCCGAGTTCGGCACACCGATCGATCTGCATCTGGTGACGCGCGGTCTTCAGGGTTGGCCCCGGCTGCACGTGGAGGTGTACGCGGTGAACGCACTGCAGCAGTACTGGCCGGTCGGGTACGGGTTCGCGTTTGTGCCGGTGAGTCCCGGCCATCATCGGGTGCGAATCGCCACGTGGAAGGTGTCGTCGGCCCGGGTTGCCGACACGGTGCGGGAAAAGTTTCACACCGGTGGGTTCTCGCTGGCGAAGAGCGACATCGCGTTTAGCGGGATCGAGCGGTACAAGCTGCTGACGAAGACGGCCGGCACGGTGGAGCTGGAGTTGATGCTGATATTTAAAAACTTTGCCGAATATGGCGTTGAGCTGCGTTGA
- the LOC121592556 gene encoding uncharacterized protein LOC121592556: protein MSKLRSCCVPCCNEEKFSLVHKFPSDNERAEQWRRVLAIDDFVGLSIDVIRKRFFICTRHFRDSDYKNEASRSLNITAVPSINLVTLNDPEGMNRDPPPLNRPGTMLPVGQGLAEPKGGQDSGRQDSGRQEQTANTSTVSPGLTAYVEESCPEVSQFATTYGDDIEFINVPSSDAFRKSSQGSASTVSLKRAFPKPIPSPGTLNTISLIEPRVKVPPTRANNVLRRTIVTKPAYSNIVPLGVPVVPADGAPLVLRRIKGPVPMVERKKCTSTMTQTDDTAVEEPADKPPGQTVDEQDDKDVKANQPATKVLALLECTPENLQRLQRKLEAEGGALCLDERLLRLDDDDEAERDKAMQSDKQDGTADPTRFLTVWIDPKDGESISVSYVWLRDHCQCEECYNVATFQRSTSILDLPLDIQPALCDVTDSKIEIVWQDGHLSSYQLRQVMDNHVDNYRKRLEERRAQLVLWDCALITAADHPPSYARVTLNDLLCEDSVMRQVVGSLITYGFAFITKVPPNQQSTEMAVKRIFPVQRTLFGDMWTFSESKMDHSDTAYTNGFLGPHTDNTYFSDAAGLQVLHCIQFNGRGGETLLVDGYAAAERLRESDPAAYDRLCEYPLEAEYIEEDKHHRYVAPVIKRHRVLTAAVEQIRFNPYDRAPMRTLAAAEVPQFYADYRKLAEELYREEVQWKFQLTPGTVLIFDNWRVLHGRMAYSGKRVMTGCYVARTEYQSVARTMGLIE from the exons ATGAGCAAATTACGCTCATGCTGTGTACCGTGCTGTAACGAAGAAAAGTTTTCCCTCGTCCACAAGTTCCCGTCGGACAACGAGCGGGCGGAGCAGTGGCGCCGGGTGCTGGCCATCGATGACTTTGTCGGTCTGTCGATCGACGTCATCCGGAAGCGGTTCTTCATCTGCACGCGCCACTTCCGCGATTCCGACTACAAAAACGAAGCGTCCCGCAGCCTCAACATTACGGCGGTGCCGTCCATTAATCTGGTCACGCTGAACGATCCGGAAGGTATGAACCGTGATCCACCGCCACTGAACCGGCCCGGAACGATGCTTCCCGTTGGGCAGGGCTTGGCGGAGCCGAAAGGGGGACAGGATAGCGGTCGACAGGATAGCGGTCGACAGGAGCAGACGGCCAATACTTCCACCGTGAGCCCGGGGTTGACCGCTTACGTCGAAGAATCCTGCCCCGAAGTGTCCCAGTTCGCGACGACGTACGGGGATGACATAGAGTTCATCAACGTTCCGTCGAGCGATGCATTCCGAAAGTCTTCCCAAGGATCGGCCTCTACTGTTTCATTGAAACGAGCCTTCCCCAAACCAATTCCCAGTCCGGGTACCCTCAATACTATCAGCCTCATTGAGCCGAGAGTGAAAGTACCCCCGACGCGGGCGAACAACGTGCTGCGGCGAACGATCGTTACGAAACCGGCGTACAGTAATATCGTCCCCCTGGGTGTGCCGGTCGTTCCCGCAGATGGAGCCCCGCTGGTGCTGAGACGAATCAAGGGGCCAGTGCCGATGGTGGAGCGTAAAAAATGTACCAGCACGATGACGCAAACGGATGATACGGCGGTAGAGGAACCAGCTGATAAGCCACCGGGTCAGACGGTGGACGAGCAGGACGATAAGGATGTAAAGGCAAACCAGCCCGCTACGAAGGTGCTGGCCCTGCTCGAGTGTACGCCGGAGAATTTGCAACGGTTACAGCGCAAGCTGGAGGCGGAAGGTGGCGCGTTGTGCCTTGACGAGCGCCTGTTACGACTGgatgacgacgatgaagcGGAGCGCGATAAAG CGATGCAGTCGGACAAGCAGGACGGAACGGCGGACCCGACCCGTTTCCTCACCGTGTGGATCGACCCGAAAGACGGCGAGTCTATATCGGTTAGCTACGTTTGGTTGCGCGATCACTGCCAGTGCGAGGAGTGCTACAATGTGGCCACATTCCAACGGTCCACCTCGATCCTCGATTTGCCGCTGGACATACAGCCGGCGTTGTGTGATGTGACCGATAGTAAAATCGAAATCGTCT GGCAGGATGGCCATCTATCGTCGTACCAACTGCGCCAGGTGATGGACAATCACGTGGACAACTACCGCAAACGGTTGGAAGAGCGGCGAGCCCAGCTCGTCCTTTGGGATTGCGCACTGATCACCGCAGCGGATCACCCGCCCAGCTACGCCCGCGTCACGCTAAACGATCTGCTCTGCGAGGACAGCGTAATGCGGCAGGTTGTGGGTAGCTTGATTACGTACGGCTTTGCCTTCATTACCAAAGTGCCACCGAACCAGCAAAGCACGGAGATGGCAGTGAAGCGCATCTTTCCCGTGCAGCGCACTCTGTTCGGTGACATGTGGACGTTCAGCGAGAGCAAGATGGACCACAGCGACACGGCGTACACGAACGGTTTCCTGGGGCCGCACACGGACAACACGTACTTTAGCGATGCGGCCGGGCTGCAGGTGCTGCACTGCATCCAGTTCAACGGGCGCGGCGGCGAGACGCTGCTCGTCGATGGGTACGCGGCGGCGGAACGGTTGCGCGAAAGCGATCCCGCCGCGTACGACAGGCTGTGCGAGTATCCGCTCGAGGCGGAGTACATTGAGGAGGATAAGCACCATCGGTACGTGGCGCCAGTTATTAAGCGCCATCGTGTGCTGACCGCGGCGGTCGAGCAAATACGCTTTAACCCGTACGATCGGGCACCGATGCGCACGCTGGCGGCGGCAGAGGTGCCCCAGTTCTATGCCGACTATCGCAAGCTGGCGGAGGAGCTGTACCGCGAGGAGGTGCAGTGGAAGTTTCAGCTCACGCCCGGCACGGTGCTAATCTTTGACAATTGGCGCGTGCTGCACGGCCGGATGGCGTACAGTGGGAAGCGGGTGATGACCGGATGCTATGTGGCGAGGACGGAATATCAGAGCGTGGCGCGCACGATGGGGCTGATCGAGTGA